The genomic DNA ATGGTCTAACAAATATGAAGTATGAGCTATCAAAAGTCTTTAACAATTGTACCAAGAAATTAATGTCTGATCGAGTTTTGCATCCACATCTAACTGTGCGTGGTTTGCTCACTGTTAAGAAATCAATGTAACAAGTCACTCATTGGGTTACTCAAGATGCTAGTCCCTTTGGTCAAGCTTGACCTTGGGCTAAAGTATGTCTGATATCAAGACGATTAATTTGTGTCAAAAAAGAAGTTGGATATGTCACATGAAAGGTGATATATATCTTGCAAGCTGAGGACCCAAACAGAAAAGAAACATCACATGAACAACAGAGTATACCATAGTTAATAGGGTTTTAACATTCATCCATAGAGCTAAGCATTCGAGATGCTGAAAACCCTGATATAAAGTGAAGGATGCAATCGACATTCCTGAAACCATATATTCATACAACCTCCAGAAGTGTTACACCAAAAATATCAAATATGCTTCATGTCGTGAGAGCTGAGGCCCCAAATAGCAAAGAAACATCCCCTGACTGAATCGAAATAGGGTTTTTATCATTCACCGATACACCCAAAGATGCTGAAGGcaaagtgtatatatatatataactaggatATATAAGGAAAGAATCAGAAGGTAGAGCAACAAAAGCTAGGGATGGCTGCTAAGTACCAGATTCTTCAAGGGTATGCTTTGTTGTATCCTGTGTAAGAATTGTCCTTCCTGTTGTTCCTGAAGGCACAGCATCCAATCGAGTACACGATGATGAGAAAGATCAGGAAAATGATATTAACTATAGCAACCTTCTTCCAATCATTCTTGATGTTTGCAAGGACTCCGGCTCTGCAAGATTGGCAGTCATAGCACAGGGCAGACTGGTCGTTACTCCACGTATTGCAGTCTTGAATATCACTTGAAGTGAAGCCGGCAGGTTTATTCCAGTATGTCTCATTCACGTATGTGAAGTTGCAATCTGTAGGAGGCTTGCAGCATCCAGACTGATGTAGGAGCGAAAACACAAGTAAATATGAATACAAGAATGAGACGGTGAAAGATTGGATAAAATGCAAGAACAAAAATGAATGGAACAAACCAGATACTAAGATATACACAAGCTTACTAAGTATCTATCAGCACGAGGAGTCACATTTCTGAAACAACCTTTCAAAAACATGCCAACAAACATTAGGAATCCTATTGGATGATAATCTAGTGGCTTTAGTCAACAATCAGGATTCTTATCAATGCTTTGATGACAAACAACGAGTACTACTATTTCAAGAAAAGCTGCTTATAGCAACTTTTAGTGGGAGGAAAACTAGCAAGTATCCTGGTATAATGTTGAAATTTACAGGATGGAAATGACAATCGACTACGAGAATGATCAAATGAAACATGTAAACTTTAAAGATCTGacacatgcaaggaatgttcaaAGGCAGATATAGAGGAGGGCAAGATTCTAAACATGGAAATGCTAATGAAGCATACATATCCAGGAATTATCGATAGCTGGATAATAGACTTGGTGCATTTGTTAGGTTACTTGGGAATCAAACACTGATTGTGAACTAGTTGAATTTTAAAATGACATGAATAAGTTTGATAAATAGAGGAATCAGTATACTTGAAATAATAAGACTACTGCATGAAGAGAACAATCGAAGCGAACTAATAACCACCTAGCAGCTAAACAAATTGAAATTCAGTTAGACAATGAATATATATGATAGTGTCTACATTCatcacaaaaaataaaataaaaaacttccaaATTTCTTTGAAGTTCAGACCATTTTGGAAAGAGGCAACAGTGAAGTCTGATTCCAAGCTACAATCTAAAAAAATCTCCATAGCTATGATTTTGATACTTTGCAATTTCAAGCGTAACAATATATTATGTTAGAATTTTTTGGGAAgttttctaataaaaatttgattaaaaacCAGACGACATTTAATAAAAAGAGGCAGCTACTCTCCAATGAACTGACAAAGCATATAAGAACACTAATTTCAATGAATAAGAAAACACGTCATATGACATAATATATAAGCTAGTTGCtggttcaaaaaataaaaaaaaatcatgttgcAGGTTCAAAAGATTTGTGTGCGTtgacctaaataattttctaatagGTGATACAAAGTAAAAGATGTAGCAAGGAAAATCATCAAAAAAGAAAAGGAGTTCAACCTTTACAAGAAAGAAGACTGAGTCTATTAAATTTAGTATTCGACTAATAAAATAAAGCGCCTGGTATTCAATATCAAACTTTCACACAACTACCGAAATTAAATAATCAGAGGACAATAAACAAGGCGTCCTGGAGATAAGAAAAAAGAGAATCCCGTAGAGTAAAGAAGGATCGCACAAATTGAGAAATACCATCCAATACAAAAGTAAAACAGAGAAAGGAAGATTCAACTTAATGTTCAGAAAATGATACACTGAAGATATAGCCTAACCAAATCCTGCAAGAATCCGTCTTTTCTATGATTGTTCGACTGCGGAGTGTGTTCCAGACCTCGATCAtcatcaaattcaaatatttgtttcCAAAGACAACAGAGAGACGTTATCTAGACAGCTAACGTAGAGGAACATTTCTATCCAGTCTGCTGAGATCAAACTTAATGTTCAGTAAAATTAAATCATTTGCTCAAATGGAACCTACAAAACCCATTATCCTTGAGATTTGAACCTAACCACGGGAATCAAGATTACTTTTTCGAAAAAAAACATAGCTTGCACTGAAACAAACAAGTAAAGATAAAAATATAAAGTAACGGACAAGCCTCAAAGAGGTTCATAGTAAAGGGACGACCAATGGAACCCTAGATCCAAAATAACTCGTTTTTCAAAGTCCATAGCAATCGGCTTCAAATAGGTATTTGAAACCCAACATTTCCGCATATAAGAAACAAAGAATCCCATGGCTAATCGAGGACTCGGTCGATGATAAAAAGAAGTCAATTTTCAGATTCAAGAGTATAGCAACATGAGAGCACCAACCTGGATAGGAGAGAGGTTATTATTCACGAACTGGTTGAACGACTCGTTCTTTTGAAGGCTTTGGCAGACATCACTATCCTGGATGCAACTCCTAATCCGCCGCCAGTTCTTGGAGTTCTCCATCCTCTTCTGCAGCCAGTTGGAGTAGTCACCAAGGCGGTACTCCTTGAACCCGCGTCCAGATACCGCATCCCCGGCGCCCTTATTGGTGACGACAAAGGCGAAGATGGTGAAGCAAAAAAGGAGGATGATGAGGATGAACATTACGAGGAGGTAGATCCAAAGGAGGCAGGAGTTGCGGCAGCAAGCGCCGACGATTCCTACGATGGACACGAGGAGTAGGAAGACGCCGATGGCGATGATGGGGCCCTGCAGGAACTTCTCGCAATCGGTGGAGGCGCGCCGCCCCAGCCAGATCCCTCCACTCAGGATGGGGATCGACAGCAACAAGGTGATGATGTTCAGGAACCCGATAAGGTTATTGCTGAAGCGAACCATCGTTCCCCTCTCTCAGTCTCTATCTACGGAAGCgaagaaggaagaagcagaggggTTCTCTTGCCTCTTTGGCTATTGGCGGAGCggtgaagagagagagagagtatatatatagaaaaagtgCGGGCAGAAAGGTCTCTTTTTTACCCGTCATAAGGAGGGTTTTCCATTGGTTGTCGAGCGTGGGCCCCATAAGAGACCCATGCGGAGGGCTCTCTTTTCTTTGGTTATTGGCTGCGGGTCTCATAGAGAGCTTGGGGGGTTTGACTTGGCATTTGGACTCGTGCGTTTGATAATTTTGTAACTTACGGagtgtttgggaggaggtgaggtaTGGAGAGGGTAATTTCGTTTGACAAAGAGTGAGTTAAACAGGTGGAGGATAGAAAGGGGTAAGCGTTAATTTCAGTGAGGGAAAAAGATAATTATCGAATTCCTTGTATCAAAgggtaaataaataataaaaattatttaaatttcatccCTATTTCGACGGGGTTGACGGTGGCCTTGGCCCTTGTCTTAAGTGGATGAAGGCACACAAGATGGTGCCGATGTAGACGGCGAGGACGGTGGAGCGAGGGAGACGATGCCGACTACAGTGGAGCAGGCAACACCGACAACTTGTGGAGAGGATGCACGAACCAACAGAGGTAGAGCAACGGCGGCGTTGAGTGTGCTAGTGAGGAAGAGAAGCTTTGTCGAAATGGATAGCAcagtaaatttaaatttttaataattaaagtcATTAAAACTATTCCTAATTTAAACAGATTTTTTAAAATCCCAATCAATTATCTTATTgagaataattttataattttatatatttacctTGTTCCTTCCTTTCCTTTTCTCTCAAATAAGGTAGCATATATTACCTTAATAAATCTTTTTTCATTCTCAAACAAAATGAACCTAAATCCTTTACTTCCTCTCCTTCCTTTTCTATTAATGAACATTTTCTCATCCCACCTCAACAGAGATTAAGGGAGAGGGAGTGTTGATTACTTAATTACGAGTAAACATGATCCATCTTTaaactatttatttttattgaaatTCAAACTCTAATTCTTTATCGCTATATTATATTTAATAAGACGTAGAGTGAAGAAAGaaggaaagaaataataataataattaaatttctttatcaATCACCGTCCCAAAGACAGCGATGCAAATGCAAATGCTGGTTAATTTAGAAAAAATCATTGGTTGAGTAAGCATAGCTTCAAGTGGAAATAACCCGAATCATAAGGAGATAGGGTAAGCGTTGACAATTTATGCATTGTCCGCATGTGATAATGATACGACCAAATCTAAGGCCCTCCGCTCTCTTAATTCAATTCGGGTGGCCTCCTGTAATATGAATGCTATCTTACGTAACCTAACACAATTAGGCATGAAACAAACTTTACAACGTCATACGGCAAcctgaataatttttttttattgttttgtgCTTTTTGCTTTATCATCTCTGAATGTAAAAGTCAAATGCCATGAGACAGTGACTTTGATCCATTCAAACACACATGATAGGAAGTCTTAGACAAAGGAGATAATAACTTGTTATTCTCCTGAGTGTCCTTTTCAGCTATAGGCTAATAATTAGGAGATTATGAAATTTCAAAAATTGCATCAGGAATTTAAAAGAATCCAAAGTtgtgtacaattttctttctaaaGAATCTACCTTGCGTAATAGCAGCATCAAAAACAAATTCTAAGACATTATTACAACTTACAGGAGTGATTTCAGGTTTTGCAACAGAGAATTCATAGTTGTCCAGAAATACATAACCTTAATTTCAGGGATGAAGAAGTTCATCCAGTTGTAATGGATCAGTGATGCTGATACAAGATAAGgtcaaaaataattaagatttagcAAAAAGGATAATGAAATTTTTCTAAATACAGAATAAAGAGCACAAAATTTTCAATGAGCTTTTGGAAGCCTTCTACCATGAGGGAGAATGAGAAGATCAAACCATGACAAGCTGGTGTTTCATTAGCTGAATTTTGTTCtcaactagaaatagaaatggaAATGGTTGAGTTCTAGCAAAGATAGTGGAAGCTAAAATAATGTATTGTCAATTGGCATCAAAATGAAAACTGATTTCACTTTTATTCCTAGCTTAGTAGCAGCTTTTCGAGCATTAATTGCTTAGAGAAAGATTAGCGGCTTGAGAGTTGATTGCCAATTTGTAAACAAGAGGCAGCAGAACCAAGTCGCTCACACACGAGATCCTGGCTTACTTTCCTCGTTTCCTTCTTGACACAATTTCTGATGCCCATGCTTTGCCTACATCGGTCTTGAATTTTCCTGCAAAGCTAATGGCATGTCGGCAATAAAGAAAAGCCACCAATAGTTAATGCTACGGGCGTCTCATTTTTGTAAAGTCATCTCAAGACTGTTTTTCTTCATacgttttaatttattttctgaAATTCATCAAAGCTTTTCTTCCATAAGCCAACATGCAATGAAGTAGGTCATAATCATAATCAAAGACTGTTATTTATGATAAGATTGAGGAATATCTACATGAgtgtcttttttttcttttacaaaaCATGTATAGCTCGTACCTGCAGTAGACTCAAAAAATTCTTCCAGATCAATTCCTTGCTCTGTGAGAATTAATATCCAAGTATCAAGAAACTTAAATAGCAAAGTTTAAGGGACGTATTCATGTGATACAAAAGTATACTTCAATAAGCTATGTCACTAGAAGGAAAACATAACTTGCGGTATAAGCAAAACCTGAAGCAAGGGTAGCATAAGGTCCATGATACCAGTAAGCAAGCTATGTCCTTAAACAGTTAATGAATCATAAAAACTTATGCATACCTAAGGTTTGAAAGGAAATGGAAGATAACATACTATCCTGCGAACTCCAATAGATTTGAGAACCAACAATTCAAAATTTGTACTGCAAGAATATGTTGCCTGGTACAGTTAGCATCAAtactttttatatttttgtttatcaAAGTCAGCCCATGCCAACAAAAGTGTAACTCTTCGTGTTCATAGATAAAACCAAAACCCGGAACCACTACCaccatgcttttatgatagcaaAGTCCATTCTAAAATGATGATGCATAGAAAAATCTTACCATCTTCATACTCTAGAGCTTGGAGGATCATCTCGACCTGTAAAACAGTAAAAGTATCATCAAGTTCAAAAGCAGCTAACTGATAAACAACATATAATAAACTCATAACAAATTGGACCTAGGAAAAGGTTTTCAAAACTATTGTTGGTACAGTTAGCATCAATAgtcaaactcaggttttgatgttcacccccccccccctttttctcACGTGCCTATGATCCTACGCTATTGTTTTCACTATTTTCTCAGATAggacctctctctctctctctctctcccgccATATATAACACAAGAACTAGAAAACTGAAAAAGGACAGTAACTTAAAATCTATAGATATTCCAGTCAAGGGAGGtgaataaaaaatatcaaataataaATCTTTTTCCAAGACTCAACATCTAACTAAAATAATCTACCCAGAAGTTGTTATAATAGGATGCAAGAACATGTGATAATTGATCATCGAAGCACAAAAATTTCTTTTCCATCTAATTTGATTGTTCCTTCCCTTGTCATTTTCTAATTGTAGAAACTAGCAAATCACATTTTATCGATTAAATCTTAATTGTGTTTAACTCAAAACCTTTAGTTTTTGTCTCCTGGTACAGATTTCAAGAATCTAACTATATTTTCTTCAATTAGTATCATCTAAGGATACTTATCTAAAATATGACTAATAAATTCATTCAAGTTGTTTCACTGCTTGAAATAGGAGGCTATGAACATCAATCGGCTGCCTGCAAAGCCTGTGAAATGCAAATCCTCtataaaattacaaataaaaaaGAACTAGATGATAATCTGGCAAGACTGCGTGCCAAAATATGTAACTTCAAAAAATACCAGAAAAGAAGGTAATCTGCATTATTATCCCTTCAAATGTAATCCAAATTAAAGTATAAAAACATGGGAATCAAGATTCTCACTTGCAAGTTACGAGGAATCCATTAGGAACATCTCATAATTAACACTTCATATTGGGCCAAAGTAATGTTGACACCAAAGTTGCATTGCCAAACTGATTTATTAGACAATTAATTTCTAGTTCAATTGTAAATCAGAAAAAGTAAAGCCCTTCAATGCCAATATTTAAAAGTAAAAGATAGATCTGGAGTTTGATATGGTTGATGTCATATTTGACCAAAAAAAGATAGATCTAGCCAGAATAATGAAAAATGCACAAGATGGGTATAACAGATTGAATATATGATATGCTTATCAGCATGATAACAGTCACCTGAAGATCATGTGATGCAAAAGTatcaaatatgataaaaaaaaacaagcaGCGTTGCTAGAAGCCTGGGCATAATGAATGTCAATATATGCTTAGCAAAAGATAGGAGGCGAACCAATAGTCGAGAAATGTCTACGGTCTCCAAATTAGAGTATAAGAGTTTACCTTGTCAAAGTCCTTGACTAACTTTGCTTCAGGTGAAGAGTTATCTTCATATTCCATCCACAATTCACCTATCTCTTTAGCTGCCAAAGTATCCATAGGAATGGAAAAACATAAGTACCCACACCAATCTTAGTGTTATACATGAGATTATTGCCCAATGAAAAATTCTTAGTAAGCTCAGAAAGGTCTCAGCTTCAACCAGCAATCTAGGAAATGGAAAGTTTGTGAAAGCTAACTTCACCTATTTTTTTACTGATGATAATTGGTGCAAAACTAGAACAGTGACTAGAAAGAACTCGCTAGAGTTTATGTTAAGCATCTGCCGGATAAAAAGGCATACCTCTAGACCCCCCACCAAGTACCTTGCACATATAGTCCAAGGCTTCACGTTCCCTTCGACTCTTTTCCAACTTTGGGACACCATCAGATGGAGTTATGTCACCAACAATGGCTAATGGAACAATTAATAAACACAAAActtaaataagtaaaaaaaaaaatggatatCAATATAGACTTATTTTAGGTCAAAAACAAAATATGGCAGA from Zingiber officinale cultivar Zhangliang chromosome 4A, Zo_v1.1, whole genome shotgun sequence includes the following:
- the LOC121971104 gene encoding tetraspanin-7-like isoform X2, encoding MVRFSNNLIGFLNIITLLLSIPILSGGIWLGRRASTDCEKFLQGPIIAIGVFLLLVSIVGIVGACCRNSCLLWIYLLVMFILIILLFCFTIFAFVVTNKGAGDAVSGRGFKEYRLGDYSNWLQKRMENSKNWRRIRSCIQDSDVCQSLQKNESFNQFVNNNLSPIQSGCCKPPTDCNFTYVNETYWNKPAGFTSSDIQDCNTWSNDQSALCYDCQSCRAGVLANIKNDWKKEQQEGQFLHRIQQSIPLKNLSGDVSLLFGASALTT
- the LOC121971104 gene encoding tetraspanin-7-like isoform X3, coding for MVRFSNNLIGFLNIITLLLSIPILSGGIWLGRRASTDCEKFLQGPIIAIGVFLLLVSIVGIVGACCRNSCLLWIYLLVMFILIILLFCFTIFAFVVTNKGAGDAVSGRGFKEYRLGDYSNWLQKRMENSKNWRRIRSCIQDSDVCQSLQKNESFNQFVNNNLSPIQSGCCKPPTDCNFTYVNETYWNKPAGFTSSDIQDCNTWSNDQSALCYDCQSCRAGVLANIKNDWKKEQQEGQFLHRIQQSIPLKNLHLWVYR
- the LOC121971104 gene encoding tetraspanin-7-like isoform X4, which gives rise to MVRFSNNLIGFLNIITLLLSIPILSGGIWLGRRASTDCEKFLQGPIIAIGVFLLLVSIVGIVGACCRNSCLLWIYLLVMFILIILLFCFTIFAFVVTNKGAGDAVSGRGFKEYRLGDYSNWLQKRMENSKNWRRIRSCIQDSDVCQSLQKNESFNQFVNNNLSPIQSGCCKPPTDCNFTYVNETYWNKPAGFTSSDIQDCNTWSNDQSALCYDCQSCRAGVLANIKNDWKKEQQEGQFLHRIQQSIPLKNLV
- the LOC121971104 gene encoding tetraspanin-7-like isoform X1 → MVRFSNNLIGFLNIITLLLSIPILSGGIWLGRRASTDCEKFLQGPIIAIGVFLLLVSIVGIVGACCRNSCLLWIYLLVMFILIILLFCFTIFAFVVTNKGAGDAVSGRGFKEYRLGDYSNWLQKRMENSKNWRRIRSCIQDSDVCQSLQKNESFNQFVNNNLSPIQSGCCKPPTDCNFTYVNETYWNKPAGFTSSDIQDCNTWSNDQSALCYDCQSCRAGVLANIKNDWKKVAIVNIIFLIFLIIVYSIGCCAFRNNRKDNSYTGYNKAYP